Genomic window (Chryseobacterium mulctrae):
ATGAGCATAATCTTAAGTGTCCAATTGTTCTATATATATTTTTATAAATTAAACAAAACTTATGAAATTTAAATTACTATTTACTGCTTTGAGTCTAGGTCTAAGTTTAGCTGCTTACGGCCAAAACATTTCTTTTGAGTCTGCTGAAGGCTACACTTTAGGAGAAATCAACAATCAACAGGGCTGGAGTTATTACGGAACCACTACCCCCAACACAGCAACGATTATTAACACTACCTCTACATTGGGTACAAACTCAGCGAATGTTTTGGGAACAAACAGTTTTGATGATGGCGGAATTAGAAAGAACGTTGTTGGTTTTAATAAAACAGAATTTTCCTTTGACTATAAGATATCCGCTCTTGATGAATCAGACTATTTTATCGCAGTTAGGGATAATTCAAATACAATATTAGCTGCTTTTGTTATCAATTACGAGCAGGGTAATGTGGCGATTTACGACGGTATCATTGATGATGCAATAGAAACCTCTATTGATGTAACCCCTAATACCTGGTACAATTTTAAAATGGTCGTCGATATGACAAATCACTCTGTACAATATTTCCTTAATAACACTTCACTTGGCAGTAAAAATTTCCTGACCACAACTACGGGTTTCCAAGTCATTGATTTTGCTTATGATGATTTCG
Coding sequences:
- a CDS encoding T9SS type A sorting domain-containing protein, with amino-acid sequence MKFKLLFTALSLGLSLAAYGQNISFESAEGYTLGEINNQQGWSYYGTTTPNTATIINTTSTLGTNSANVLGTNSFDDGGIRKNVVGFNKTEFSFDYKISALDESDYFIAVRDNSNTILAAFVINYEQGNVAIYDGIIDDAIETSIDVTPNTWYNFKMVVDMTNHSVQYFLNNTSLGSKNFLTTTTGFQVIDFAYDDFDSGFTVDNIKILNADNLSTAEISQVNHLNVYPNPTTDYLHILTKENIEDVEIYDLSGKLVIRDRSGKNEISVSFLKTATYIIKVKTKQSTFSAKFSKK